One genomic window of Eggerthella timonensis includes the following:
- a CDS encoding molybdopterin-dependent oxidoreductase, whose protein sequence is MDKNKEHSPIEYVKDGKLTRRTFVKGAGWITVTSALGFGAVGCSPAGEQQTDKKTTTPADPNEGVTYAHACCNLNCTSHCHLKAHIKDGTIITVTPGDTPGREDYANACLRGMALSQKTQDENARVMYPMKRTGERGSGEFERISWDQAMDEIAQKLNETKDKHGEQAAGFYSFTGNSGNLSMSAPTRFAGTFGGTVFDIEGIMGDQGASMGMILAYGVKRGSHDTRDYLNSNMIVLWGRNVADTHTSEFRYLVEAREKGAKIVVVDPRLCSSATIADQWIPLKPQTDPALALGMMNVIIGNDLHDKEWLASYSVAPFLVKESDGSYLMDGEDWMVWDTATDSAKKYNEEGVTPALSGTFDANGEAVRTAFDRLVDEVSKYTLPVTAEITGLSEDVIETFALEYANAKPAGIRMGQGMQRVWNSFSPFRTVATLAAVTGYVGVKGGGASHMGGITAAQPHPEIEKPALGNPDWSNTGDKKAAMVRTSTMYDQIMTKDPYPLDFLWFANSNFVNMSPDANKIINEVLPNVSTIVTVDPYWTWTAKQSDYVLPACNYWEKWDIEDRTPWVIISKPCIAPMGESKSDAEIMSLLAKKVGLEKLWDKSDEEWVRGFINYDHPAWEGFDFDKVAEEGIFARADAIFDPLIFRPDNTFPTPSKRFQLYNEELVPFGQEVPTYEPMLEDPSGDLGQKYPLVYLQFHDRLNVHSQHILIPELSVVQSEPLLEMNPVDAKARGIEHGDVVSIANDRGSCKMKAFLTEGIRPGAVATASGWTPEQFIEGNYQMLTHFTINPTEEFIGQTSTAFYDVLVEVEKA, encoded by the coding sequence ATGGACAAGAACAAGGAACATTCGCCCATCGAGTACGTGAAGGACGGCAAGCTCACGCGCCGGACGTTCGTGAAGGGAGCAGGCTGGATCACGGTCACCTCGGCCTTGGGATTCGGCGCCGTCGGTTGCTCGCCCGCCGGCGAGCAGCAAACCGACAAGAAGACGACGACGCCTGCCGACCCGAACGAGGGCGTCACGTACGCGCACGCGTGCTGCAACCTCAACTGTACGTCGCACTGCCATCTGAAAGCCCACATCAAAGACGGCACTATCATCACCGTCACGCCGGGCGACACGCCCGGGCGCGAGGACTACGCAAACGCCTGTCTGCGCGGCATGGCGCTCAGCCAGAAAACCCAGGACGAGAACGCGCGCGTGATGTACCCGATGAAGCGCACGGGCGAGCGCGGGTCGGGCGAGTTCGAGCGCATCTCGTGGGATCAGGCGATGGACGAGATCGCGCAAAAGCTGAACGAGACGAAGGACAAGCACGGCGAGCAGGCCGCCGGCTTCTACTCGTTCACCGGCAATTCGGGCAACCTCTCGATGAGCGCCCCCACCCGCTTCGCGGGCACGTTCGGCGGGACCGTCTTCGACATCGAGGGCATCATGGGCGACCAGGGCGCCAGCATGGGCATGATCCTCGCCTACGGCGTGAAGCGCGGCTCGCACGATACGCGCGACTACCTCAACTCGAACATGATCGTGCTGTGGGGCCGCAACGTGGCCGACACGCACACGTCCGAGTTCCGCTACCTCGTTGAAGCGCGCGAGAAGGGCGCGAAGATCGTCGTGGTGGACCCGCGCCTGTGCTCGTCGGCGACCATCGCCGATCAGTGGATTCCGCTCAAACCCCAAACCGACCCCGCGCTCGCGCTCGGCATGATGAACGTCATCATCGGCAACGACCTGCACGATAAGGAGTGGCTCGCCTCGTACAGCGTGGCCCCCTTCCTCGTCAAGGAGTCCGACGGCAGCTACCTCATGGACGGCGAAGACTGGATGGTGTGGGACACGGCCACCGACAGCGCCAAGAAGTACAACGAGGAAGGCGTCACGCCCGCGCTTTCGGGCACGTTCGACGCGAACGGCGAAGCGGTGCGCACGGCCTTCGACCGCCTGGTCGACGAGGTATCGAAGTACACGCTGCCCGTAACGGCCGAGATCACCGGCCTGTCCGAAGACGTCATCGAGACGTTCGCGCTGGAGTACGCCAACGCGAAGCCCGCCGGCATCCGCATGGGCCAGGGCATGCAGCGTGTGTGGAACTCGTTCTCGCCGTTCCGTACGGTTGCGACGCTCGCAGCCGTGACCGGATACGTGGGCGTCAAGGGCGGCGGGGCGTCGCATATGGGCGGCATCACAGCTGCTCAGCCGCATCCCGAAATCGAGAAGCCTGCGCTCGGCAACCCCGATTGGTCGAACACCGGAGACAAAAAGGCCGCCATGGTCAGAACGTCCACCATGTACGACCAGATCATGACAAAGGATCCGTACCCTCTCGACTTCCTGTGGTTCGCGAACTCGAACTTCGTTAACATGAGCCCCGATGCCAACAAGATCATCAACGAGGTACTCCCCAACGTTTCGACCATCGTGACGGTGGACCCCTACTGGACGTGGACGGCCAAGCAATCGGACTACGTGCTGCCCGCCTGCAATTACTGGGAGAAGTGGGACATCGAAGACCGCACGCCGTGGGTCATCATCAGCAAGCCCTGCATCGCGCCAATGGGCGAGAGCAAGTCCGATGCGGAGATCATGTCGCTGCTTGCGAAGAAAGTGGGCCTCGAAAAGCTTTGGGACAAGTCCGACGAGGAATGGGTGCGCGGGTTCATCAACTACGACCACCCCGCCTGGGAGGGCTTCGATTTCGACAAGGTGGCCGAAGAGGGCATCTTCGCCCGCGCGGACGCCATTTTCGATCCGCTGATCTTCCGACCCGACAACACGTTCCCCACGCCGTCGAAGCGCTTCCAGCTATACAACGAGGAACTCGTCCCGTTCGGCCAAGAGGTCCCCACGTACGAGCCGATGCTCGAGGACCCTTCAGGCGACCTCGGCCAGAAGTACCCGCTCGTGTACCTGCAATTCCACGACCGCCTGAACGTGCACTCGCAGCACATCCTCATCCCCGAGCTCAGCGTCGTGCAAAGCGAGCCGCTGCTTGAGATGAACCCCGTGGATGCGAAGGCGCGCGGCATCGAGCACGGCGACGTCGTCTCCATCGCGAACGACCGAGGCTCCTGCAAGATGAAGGCGTTTTTGACCGAAGGCATTCGCCCCGGCGCGGTGGCCACGGCAAGCGGCTGGACGCCCGAGCAGTTCATCGAGGGCAACTACCAGATGCTCACCCATTTCACGATCAACCCGACCGAAGAATTCATAGGCCAGACCAGTACCGCTTTCTATGATGTGTTGGTCGAAGTAGAGAAAGCGTAG
- a CDS encoding DUF308 domain-containing protein, with translation MKSFLEALRSNMLAQAVTSIALGIFLAFWPGVTILTVVYLLALYLAVSGVASLVAYFRSSGARYRSAGVLANAILLLVLALLVFLFPEAVGGFFSFILGILLTIGGIVNAVRSVELRAYQGSTWVVTLILSAIIAIGGLVIIVNPFATTAMFVLVLGVLLIVKGVADLVIERRLARMMKEAR, from the coding sequence ATGAAATCGTTTCTCGAAGCGCTGCGCTCCAATATGCTTGCGCAGGCCGTCACGTCTATCGCGCTGGGCATCTTCCTCGCGTTCTGGCCGGGCGTCACGATCCTCACCGTCGTGTACCTGCTGGCGCTGTACCTGGCGGTGTCGGGCGTCGCGTCGCTCGTGGCGTACTTCCGCTCGTCGGGCGCGCGCTATCGCTCCGCCGGCGTGTTGGCGAACGCCATCCTGCTGCTCGTGCTGGCGCTGCTCGTGTTCCTGTTTCCCGAGGCAGTGGGCGGGTTCTTCTCGTTCATTCTGGGCATCCTGCTCACCATCGGCGGCATCGTGAACGCCGTGCGCTCGGTCGAGCTACGCGCGTACCAGGGCAGCACGTGGGTCGTCACGCTGATCCTCAGCGCGATCATCGCCATCGGCGGCCTCGTCATCATCGTGAACCCGTTCGCCACAACGGCGATGTTCGTGCTGGTGCTGGGCGTGCTGCTCATCGTGAAAGGCGTGGCCGACCTCGTCATCGAGCGCCGCCTCGCCCGCATGATGAAAGAAGCGCGTTAG
- a CDS encoding flavocytochrome c: protein MGNIASNATGVSRRSFITGAAAAGVLATLGLAGCAPQDKQTASAATNGADTKWDEECDVLVVGSGYTGLAAALEAKNAGADVKVIEKTARVGGNSALAAGDFAVCNSSVQEREGVQDSVEQYVDDMMVAGLYLNDKEKCRVIAEKSNETWEWTIEMGASWAKNDNDEYFLYPYGGHTVMRSIAQGDGGGANVTGPFAEKLKELGVEVETKRMLTQLVKDESGRVIGAIVHDKPSGNDVESGTPVAIRAKKAVVLTTGGFGRDLAFRQAQDPRLDDSVDCTNQEGATAESLRASVAAGAMAVHTDWIQLLPFMSPDEQGYGVAAFYTDGQASYAPTLNVATGKRIVNELTDRKRYADAILETGQPCVQITCKKALYDGGTGLEGAIKAGITTEFASIEEAAEHYGMPVDAVKEEIARYNTFVANKVDEDFKKPIPDDAQPIDEAPFYGVRLWPKVHHCMGGVKTDLECRVVDMDLQVIPGLYAAGEAVGGIHGACRLGSCATADCLVNGRIAGQNAAKEQTA from the coding sequence ATGGGGAACATCGCATCGAACGCAACGGGAGTGTCGCGCCGCTCGTTCATCACGGGAGCCGCAGCGGCAGGCGTGCTGGCAACGCTGGGCTTGGCCGGCTGTGCGCCGCAGGACAAGCAGACCGCATCGGCCGCCACGAACGGCGCCGACACGAAGTGGGACGAGGAGTGCGACGTCCTGGTCGTGGGCAGCGGGTACACGGGCCTGGCTGCAGCGCTCGAGGCGAAGAACGCCGGCGCGGACGTCAAGGTCATCGAGAAGACGGCGCGCGTGGGCGGCAACTCGGCGCTTGCAGCTGGCGACTTCGCCGTGTGCAACTCCAGCGTGCAAGAGCGCGAGGGCGTGCAGGACTCCGTCGAGCAGTACGTGGACGACATGATGGTGGCGGGCCTGTACCTCAACGACAAGGAGAAGTGCCGGGTGATCGCCGAGAAGTCCAACGAGACGTGGGAATGGACCATCGAGATGGGCGCCTCCTGGGCGAAGAACGACAACGACGAGTACTTCCTCTACCCGTACGGCGGCCACACCGTCATGCGCTCCATCGCGCAGGGCGACGGCGGCGGCGCGAACGTCACGGGCCCCTTCGCCGAGAAGCTCAAAGAGCTAGGCGTCGAAGTTGAGACGAAGCGCATGCTCACCCAGCTGGTGAAGGACGAGAGCGGCCGCGTGATCGGCGCTATCGTGCACGACAAGCCCAGCGGCAACGACGTGGAGAGCGGCACGCCCGTGGCCATCCGCGCCAAGAAAGCCGTGGTGCTGACCACCGGCGGGTTCGGCCGCGACCTGGCGTTCCGCCAGGCGCAGGACCCGCGCCTCGACGACTCCGTCGACTGCACGAACCAGGAAGGCGCCACGGCCGAGAGCCTGCGCGCCTCGGTGGCCGCCGGCGCGATGGCGGTGCACACCGACTGGATCCAGCTGCTGCCCTTCATGAGCCCCGACGAGCAGGGCTACGGCGTAGCCGCGTTCTACACCGACGGCCAGGCCAGCTACGCGCCCACGCTGAACGTCGCCACCGGTAAGCGCATCGTCAACGAGCTGACCGACCGCAAGCGCTACGCCGACGCCATTCTGGAGACCGGCCAGCCGTGCGTGCAGATCACGTGCAAGAAGGCGCTGTACGACGGCGGGACCGGTCTCGAGGGCGCCATCAAAGCCGGCATCACCACCGAATTTGCGTCCATCGAGGAGGCGGCCGAGCACTACGGCATGCCCGTCGACGCGGTGAAAGAGGAGATCGCCCGCTACAACACGTTCGTGGCGAACAAGGTTGACGAAGACTTCAAGAAGCCCATCCCCGACGACGCGCAGCCCATCGACGAGGCCCCGTTCTACGGCGTGCGTCTGTGGCCGAAGGTGCACCACTGCATGGGCGGCGTGAAGACCGACCTCGAGTGCCGCGTCGTCGACATGGACCTGCAGGTCATCCCCGGCCTGTACGCGGCAGGCGAAGCGGTGGGCGGCATCCACGGCGCGTGTCGCCTGGGTTCCTGCGCCACGGCCGACTGCCTGGTGAACGGCCGCATCGCCGGCCAAAACGCCGCTAAGGAGCAGACCGCCTAG
- a CDS encoding amidohydrolase: MVADRILLSEAVFTGNTLEPFAGGVAIAGDRVLAVGPKDEVMALAGPDTEVEDYGDRLIAPGFNDSHVHFASAAAYDDPDFCVNLMGCTSEQECAERVRAFCEAHPDNEWVYGLGWDTAIWDDHAAPTRDSLDCFAPDQPICLSSFDHHAVWVNGAALAKAGITAETPQPEGGEIVHDESGRPVGLLLGQPASTMVSDLALQVKGLKGSILRLLDVFRELGITAVGDMFPRDLSNDDIYDTYREIEQDGDLTCRITFFPSLLEIPEALDLRAQLRGTRLRVGGVKQVLDGVIEAHTAFMLEPYEGSDLRGETNLPPDEFKRLVRAADAAGLPVRVHCIGDASARLALDAHEEAQAANGRKELHHCLEHIETITDEDIERMAALGVGASVQPLHATFGSSTGFYDVCIGADRASRCWRFRTVRDAGVPLGLSTDFPAAPMVLPLQVLYAAVARCMPDGQPAEGFHREYALALGEALQCMTQGSAWVESFDHELGTLEPGKLADIVVIDRNLFAVNDLHEIAEASVVATIVGGETVFAR, translated from the coding sequence ATGGTTGCCGATCGCATTCTGCTGTCCGAGGCGGTGTTCACGGGCAACACTCTGGAGCCCTTCGCGGGCGGCGTGGCCATCGCGGGCGACCGCGTGCTGGCTGTCGGGCCGAAAGACGAGGTCATGGCGTTGGCCGGCCCCGACACCGAGGTGGAGGACTACGGCGACCGGTTGATTGCCCCCGGTTTCAACGACTCGCACGTGCACTTCGCGTCGGCCGCGGCCTACGACGACCCCGACTTCTGCGTGAACCTCATGGGCTGCACGAGCGAGCAGGAGTGCGCCGAACGCGTGCGCGCTTTCTGCGAGGCGCATCCCGACAACGAGTGGGTGTACGGCCTGGGCTGGGACACGGCCATCTGGGACGACCATGCGGCCCCCACGCGCGACTCGCTCGATTGCTTCGCGCCCGACCAGCCCATTTGCCTGAGCAGCTTCGATCACCATGCGGTGTGGGTGAACGGCGCGGCGCTGGCGAAGGCGGGCATCACGGCTGAAACGCCGCAGCCCGAGGGCGGCGAGATCGTGCACGACGAAAGCGGCCGCCCCGTGGGGCTGCTGCTGGGTCAGCCGGCTTCCACGATGGTGTCCGACCTGGCGTTGCAGGTGAAGGGGCTCAAGGGCTCCATCCTACGCCTGCTAGACGTGTTCCGCGAGCTGGGCATCACGGCGGTGGGCGACATGTTCCCGCGCGACTTGTCCAACGACGACATCTACGACACGTACCGCGAGATCGAGCAGGACGGCGACCTCACCTGCCGCATCACGTTCTTCCCGTCGCTGCTGGAAATTCCCGAGGCGCTGGACCTGCGCGCCCAGCTGCGCGGCACCCGCTTGCGCGTGGGCGGCGTGAAGCAGGTGCTCGACGGCGTGATCGAGGCGCACACCGCGTTCATGCTGGAACCGTACGAGGGCTCCGACCTGCGCGGCGAGACGAATCTGCCGCCCGACGAGTTCAAGCGGCTCGTGCGCGCGGCCGATGCCGCGGGGTTGCCCGTGCGCGTCCACTGTATCGGCGACGCGTCGGCACGGCTGGCACTCGATGCGCACGAGGAGGCCCAGGCCGCGAACGGCCGCAAGGAGCTGCATCACTGCCTCGAGCACATCGAGACGATCACGGACGAGGACATCGAGCGCATGGCTGCCCTCGGCGTAGGCGCTAGCGTGCAGCCGCTCCATGCCACGTTCGGTTCGTCCACCGGATTCTACGACGTGTGCATCGGCGCCGACCGCGCGTCGCGCTGCTGGCGTTTCCGCACGGTACGCGACGCGGGCGTGCCCCTGGGGCTGTCCACCGATTTCCCGGCGGCGCCCATGGTGCTGCCGCTGCAGGTGCTGTACGCGGCCGTGGCCCGCTGCATGCCCGACGGCCAACCTGCCGAGGGCTTCCATCGCGAGTACGCGCTCGCCCTGGGCGAGGCGCTCCAGTGCATGACGCAGGGCTCGGCCTGGGTCGAGAGCTTCGACCACGAGCTGGGCACGCTCGAACCAGGCAAGCTGGCCGATATCGTGGTCATCGACCGCAATCTCTTCGCCGTGAACGACCTCCACGAAATCGCCGAAGCGTCGGTGGTGGCCACCATCGTCGGCGGGGAGACGGTGTTCGCGCGGTAG
- a CDS encoding MFS transporter — MPYGYTLVKSVGGCRGMSITEQSHAQERKLALKGIAPLAGLSFAGFFMYGCNNILMTLLPAYALDMGATMVEAGLQGTVFLLVAVVMRFYFGPLADRRGTRFVMVVGAGSFVVSSVLLIFCTTFWQLLLIRCIQAVGLSAFWPCAVAAVASIAPTGKEGLFIGSYRFATAASLLFGPLVALMLVNERGYAACFMVLAGFAVAAFFLSFCFAPAGDGAGGSARDDAEERPARAARERQRMGTARTLRMAFASGQRTLVVLLCVTAVVALGYGLSMNFVVTFVEGAAIPINAGLFFSCFSLGGLIANPLAGWVADRCNRRVLLAVTLGCMGAGIGLIAFAQAVPLVLLAAGFAAGMGSSGSTIVVLSTISARVDERFRASALAVQQNVVDLGIACASTLFGWLFVVAAAPELVFVGQAVFMAASALALLAASKAVRF, encoded by the coding sequence ATGCCCTACGGATATACTCTGGTCAAGAGTGTAGGAGGGTGTCGGGGGATGTCGATAACGGAACAGTCGCACGCACAAGAGCGCAAGCTCGCACTGAAGGGAATTGCGCCGCTGGCGGGGCTTTCGTTTGCAGGCTTCTTCATGTATGGGTGCAACAACATTCTGATGACGTTGTTGCCGGCGTACGCGCTGGACATGGGCGCGACGATGGTGGAAGCAGGCCTACAAGGGACGGTGTTCCTCCTGGTAGCCGTCGTCATGCGGTTCTATTTCGGCCCGCTGGCCGACCGTCGCGGTACCCGTTTCGTCATGGTTGTTGGGGCTGGCTCGTTCGTCGTGTCCAGCGTGCTGCTGATTTTCTGCACGACATTTTGGCAGTTGCTGCTCATACGTTGCATTCAAGCCGTGGGGCTTTCGGCGTTCTGGCCATGCGCGGTCGCGGCCGTAGCCTCCATCGCGCCTACGGGCAAGGAAGGTCTGTTCATCGGCTCCTATCGGTTCGCCACGGCGGCATCGCTCCTGTTCGGCCCGCTTGTTGCGTTGATGTTGGTGAACGAACGGGGGTACGCTGCCTGTTTCATGGTGTTGGCGGGCTTCGCCGTGGCGGCGTTCTTCCTGTCGTTTTGCTTCGCGCCAGCGGGTGACGGCGCAGGCGGAAGCGCACGCGACGACGCGGAAGAACGCCCTGCCCGTGCCGCTCGCGAACGGCAACGTATGGGGACGGCGAGAACGTTGCGCATGGCGTTCGCCTCAGGGCAGCGAACTCTTGTGGTGCTGCTGTGCGTGACGGCGGTTGTCGCGCTGGGGTACGGCCTGTCGATGAACTTCGTCGTGACGTTCGTCGAAGGAGCTGCCATCCCCATCAACGCAGGGCTGTTCTTCTCCTGCTTCAGCCTTGGCGGCCTCATCGCCAATCCGCTTGCCGGGTGGGTTGCGGACAGGTGCAATCGACGTGTGCTGCTGGCAGTTACGCTCGGTTGCATGGGCGCGGGCATCGGTCTGATCGCGTTCGCGCAAGCCGTTCCGCTCGTGCTGTTGGCGGCGGGCTTTGCAGCGGGCATGGGATCGTCGGGTTCGACGATCGTCGTGCTGTCTACGATATCGGCGCGCGTGGACGAGCGCTTCCGGGCGTCGGCGCTCGCCGTTCAACAAAACGTCGTCGATCTGGGTATCGCGTGCGCCTCGACGTTGTTCGGATGGCTGTTCGTTGTTGCCGCGGCTCCCGAGCTCGTGTTCGTCGGGCAGGCCGTCTTCATGGCCGCAAGCGCCCTTGCCCTGCTCGCCGCCAGCAAAGCGGTGCGCTTCTAG
- a CDS encoding 4Fe-4S dicluster domain-containing protein produces the protein MADNIQYGMVIDTTRCMGCQTCVVSCKVSNRTPEGLYWGRVRSRDGEIPYQATGTFPDAKLAFRPELCNHCASPACFAKCPAGAIVKREEDGAVIVDEEACIGCGTCAIACPYEIPQIDEAAKKASKCNLCYERAAVGEQPWCVLSCPGKARIFGDLNDPQSDAAKYLAEKKAVPFHEEYGTGPSVYYVQ, from the coding sequence ATGGCTGACAACATCCAATACGGCATGGTCATCGACACGACGCGGTGCATGGGCTGCCAAACCTGCGTGGTAAGCTGCAAAGTCTCGAACCGCACGCCCGAAGGACTGTACTGGGGCCGCGTGCGCAGCCGCGACGGCGAGATCCCCTACCAGGCCACGGGCACCTTCCCCGATGCGAAGCTGGCGTTCAGGCCCGAGCTGTGCAACCATTGCGCTTCGCCCGCATGCTTCGCCAAATGCCCGGCCGGCGCCATCGTGAAGCGCGAGGAGGACGGCGCGGTAATCGTCGACGAGGAAGCCTGCATCGGATGCGGCACGTGCGCCATCGCCTGCCCGTACGAGATTCCCCAGATCGACGAGGCGGCCAAAAAAGCGTCGAAGTGCAACCTGTGCTACGAACGCGCGGCTGTCGGCGAGCAGCCCTGGTGCGTGCTGTCGTGCCCCGGCAAGGCGCGCATCTTCGGCGACCTCAACGACCCGCAAAGCGACGCGGCGAAGTACCTCGCCGAAAAGAAGGCCGTCCCCTTCCACGAGGAATACGGAACCGGCCCCTCGGTGTACTACGTGCAATAG
- a CDS encoding Crp/Fnr family transcriptional regulator has translation MFWPDKGDIASELPAKDELVRMLEEAGVDYHVRHVPKGVLFGWGEEPHKSAHFVVEGMVEIYKLERDGRKKTLYFCKKGDFFGFQILSDACMPIATASACADSELIAIPKESFFKALHTCPDFADMVVKYLYNLISVLTNESVSSAFYATAQRVPMLLLSLGRDELSARAAASPHTEPRIIVKYNNSDLANILGISRNSVTSSISRLQEQGIVAKRRNSIEILDMDRLEKVTMLESGE, from the coding sequence ATGTTCTGGCCTGACAAGGGAGACATCGCGTCGGAGCTTCCGGCCAAGGACGAGCTTGTGCGCATGCTCGAGGAGGCGGGCGTCGATTATCATGTGCGCCACGTGCCGAAGGGCGTTTTGTTCGGATGGGGAGAAGAGCCTCATAAGAGCGCCCATTTCGTGGTGGAGGGCATGGTCGAGATATACAAACTCGAACGCGACGGGCGCAAGAAAACGCTCTATTTCTGCAAGAAGGGAGACTTCTTCGGCTTTCAGATCTTGAGCGATGCTTGCATGCCCATCGCCACCGCGAGCGCGTGCGCCGACAGCGAGCTCATCGCCATTCCGAAGGAGTCGTTCTTCAAGGCGCTCCACACGTGTCCCGATTTCGCTGACATGGTGGTGAAATACCTGTACAACCTCATATCGGTGCTGACGAACGAATCGGTTTCCTCGGCATTCTACGCCACCGCGCAGCGCGTACCTATGTTGCTGTTGAGCCTTGGGCGCGACGAGCTGAGCGCACGAGCAGCCGCTTCGCCCCACACCGAGCCACGCATCATCGTGAAGTACAACAACAGCGATCTGGCGAACATCCTCGGCATCAGCAGGAATTCCGTCACGTCGTCGATCTCGCGCCTTCAAGAGCAGGGGATCGTGGCGAAACGGCGCAACAGCATCGAGATACTCGATATGGACCGTCTGGAGAAGGTCACGATGCTCGAATCGGGCGAGTAG
- a CDS encoding LuxR C-terminal-related transcriptional regulator, translating into MGTTNKQNDAKQPGTPDQRRYPIAVIGFTCLYAVCVSFFYSSLLVDRPSFSPAMFDNVLNPSIFGASLLFSLLARSKLPFGRTMYLAVGYAGFALALGGTFFAAATSLDTAVVASSALAAGIGMGLVMPFYFEAFARYSSRRIAIAFGIMSLGGMAANMLLGFAPDIVSLVAHAVLLAASALCLGFALRTEHAPDARRDDSPHTRSALSKHDFLDVFLVSGVCTFALSIVYGILDTAATGSSASPATSILISQFGGIAAAVVFLAYFGTRAKPAPSLLFNVVFGILATGILFLPFLSNDYAVSLNILAAAGWKLVMLALFYLVVTTYAHSRTKLLVGISLAYALPRFGLFVGQNVAQLLGVGSTADFVRTTAVAFFLLYLILMVIWMVNSHERKRAESQARAADELLGRFAQEQESVRQLRCNALADDHGLTNREKDILYLLAQGRDLAFICETLFLSKNTVKSYQKTIYAKLDVHSKQEIIDLVHGESRNPAKF; encoded by the coding sequence ATGGGGACCACGAACAAGCAGAACGACGCGAAGCAGCCGGGCACGCCAGATCAGCGGCGCTACCCCATTGCCGTCATCGGCTTCACCTGCCTGTACGCCGTGTGCGTGTCGTTCTTCTATTCCAGCTTGCTGGTTGACCGGCCGAGCTTCTCGCCCGCGATGTTCGACAACGTGCTGAACCCCTCGATTTTCGGTGCGTCGTTGCTGTTCTCGCTGCTCGCGCGCTCGAAGCTGCCCTTCGGCCGCACGATGTACCTGGCGGTGGGCTACGCCGGGTTCGCACTGGCGCTGGGCGGCACGTTTTTCGCCGCGGCGACGTCGCTCGACACCGCTGTAGTCGCCTCGTCGGCACTGGCAGCCGGCATCGGCATGGGGCTGGTCATGCCCTTCTACTTCGAAGCGTTCGCCCGCTACTCGTCGCGCCGCATCGCCATCGCGTTCGGCATCATGTCGCTGGGCGGTATGGCGGCGAACATGCTGCTGGGATTCGCACCCGACATCGTCTCGCTCGTCGCGCATGCGGTGCTGCTCGCCGCATCGGCGCTGTGCTTGGGCTTCGCGCTCCGCACGGAGCACGCTCCCGACGCACGCCGCGATGATTCGCCGCATACGCGCAGCGCGCTCTCGAAGCACGACTTCCTCGACGTATTCCTCGTATCGGGCGTGTGCACGTTCGCCCTGTCCATCGTGTACGGCATCCTCGACACCGCCGCCACGGGCAGCAGCGCCTCGCCCGCCACGTCGATCCTCATCTCGCAGTTCGGCGGCATCGCGGCGGCCGTCGTGTTCCTCGCTTACTTTGGCACGCGCGCGAAACCTGCGCCGTCGCTGCTGTTCAACGTGGTGTTCGGCATCCTGGCCACCGGCATCCTGTTCTTGCCGTTCTTGTCAAACGACTACGCCGTATCGCTGAACATCCTGGCCGCCGCCGGATGGAAGCTCGTCATGCTGGCACTGTTCTACCTCGTGGTCACCACGTACGCGCACAGTCGCACGAAGCTGCTCGTGGGCATTTCGCTGGCGTACGCGCTGCCTCGATTCGGACTGTTCGTTGGGCAGAACGTGGCACAGCTATTGGGCGTGGGCAGCACGGCCGACTTCGTGCGCACCACGGCGGTGGCGTTTTTCCTGCTGTACCTCATCCTCATGGTCATCTGGATGGTGAACTCGCACGAGCGCAAGCGCGCCGAGTCGCAGGCGCGCGCCGCCGACGAGCTGCTCGGTCGTTTCGCGCAAGAGCAGGAGAGCGTGCGCCAGCTGCGATGCAACGCGCTGGCCGACGACCACGGGCTGACCAACCGCGAGAAGGACATCCTGTACCTGCTGGCCCAAGGGCGCGACCTCGCGTTCATCTGCGAAACGCTGTTCCTGTCGAAGAACACGGTGAAGAGCTATCAGAAGACCATTTACGCGAAGCTCGACGTCCACAGCAAGCAGGAGATCATCGACCTCGTGCACGGCGAAAGCCGAAACCCTGCGAAATTCTGA